One region of Eretmochelys imbricata isolate rEreImb1 chromosome 2, rEreImb1.hap1, whole genome shotgun sequence genomic DNA includes:
- the PTPN23 gene encoding tyrosine-protein phosphatase non-receptor type 23 isoform X2 → MLGAMDKRVSEEGMKVSCTHFQCAAGAFTYLRDHFPHSYSVDMSHQILNLNINLMLGQAQECLLEKSMLDNRKSFLVARISAQVVDYYKEACRALEDSGTASLLGKIQKGWKKLVQMKIYYFAAVAHLHMGKQAEEQQKFGERVVYFQSALDKLNEAIKLAKGQPETVQEALRFTLDVIGGKYNSAKKDNDFIYHEAVPALDTLQSVKGATLVKALPVNPTDPAVTGPDIFAKLVPMAAHEASSLYSEEKAKLLREVMAKIEAKNEVLDQFMDSMQLDPETVDNLEMYNHIPPILMEKCAALSVRPDTVKNLVQSMQVLSGVFTDVEASLKEIRDLLDDDELQDQKLQELLGKPGSPPSPSPGLAEVSKEWAKYMEVHEKASFTNTELHKAMNLHISNLRLLSGPLEQVRTALPAPALTEDDKQVLQNLKRILSKVQEMKDQRMSLEQQLREMIQKDDITTSLVTTDHSEMRKLFDEQLKKYDQIKVYLEQNLAAQENVLKALTDANVKYAAVRKVLAEVEHKWNTTLQTLVASYEAYEDLMKKSQEGKDFYADLESKAAKLLEKARVACQASEASRQQVLEREMKKKPPPRPTAPKPALQKKASERDLDLAAGLDGADLQQLGSLSLADLPEELRSLPPDVLAAHLTRLPADAMAAFSINPAFSSGGVRPPGPEAFPAGTRTANAPLQRPMAAQPGIPFNPAQFSASAPLPGHYFPGRLATPPQGAPGSPLQGPFPPQTYSGPPVLPSQAMQPHRPPSSAPSPSPQLYPAGTLRRGPGHPSPAPAPIQPGYAGPQVPPQRSSPQHVPMPGSAPAPIAPNATYRMGQPVSSCGALPGGLPTAMGPPQPPRFSGQAPGGSDGPPHPLGVRPATTTVDSIQAPISSYTAPRAVGGPMPPRLTSQPPGLPPQGGFLGLPAQFPYTQGGVQPFSQQPQPPFPAGPPPPSFQQQQYLPQAQVQPLPMYQPQGQFPAQFPGQHSGLAHVSPQPPSPAQIHGQLRTQLYPLPSQDNPPHSFPAAMPRGPPPRAQSLPAAMLAPAQQLHPHPSLAGMQPMPAGSSAQVVSAMPYCPAPSACHPGPPTNQMPPGSAMPLAGPQPPSSSQSGPHHVPSSPSPALSQMQGGVIVPGPAIPSPAPSPQPSLAIQPPAILPSSVPGAPSLPQRPPPSLTPGTAPLAQGPAEVQFHRQSSSTDDLLSSSPESQHGGSKTAVNQPLLQPTKADAKEGQKPKAVQLIENDPYEKPEHIMRLLSELDRFRGVVASLERPVPGSVPELDGIWKELQDAQERDARQLSIAIARCYSMKNRHQDIMPYDKNRIVLQSGKDDYINASKVEDLSSYCPTIIATQAPLVGTASDFWLMIYEQKVSLLVMLVSEQELEKQKVVRYFPLERGQPMVQGPITLILTSLKVAPTHVERMITLQFRDQSLKRTVIHLQFTAWPELGLPDSKGNLLRFIQDVHGHYLHQRPLHTPIVVHCSSGVGRTGAFCLMYAAVQEVEAGNSIPDLARLVKRMRQQRKHMLQEKLHLKFCYEAVLKHAEQVLQRHGVTTPAPSKAPSSAAQKLYLHQDPQDLVLGGDMPISSIQATIAKLSIKPPGGSPEPPPNWQLPEPAAAPEAASPGAVPAAPDSVAQPSLTEPVPPTSAELPPAHSAPTMPVPLPEAESSNHVEETPSREPSATSLAPSSSSLELLASLTPEAFSLDSSLKGKPRMSKQSFLQPQNGEGLRGPRPSDDPLSMLDPLWTLNKT, encoded by the exons GGTCAGCCTGAAACGGTGCAGGAAGCCCTGCGATTCACCCTGGATGTGATCGGGGGAAA GTACAATTCGGCCAAGAAGGACAATGACTTCATCTATCATGAAGCTGTCCCTGCGCTGGACACCCTGCAGTCAGTGAAAG GTGCCACCCTGGTGAAGGCCCTTCCCGTCAATCCCACCGACCCAGCTGTCACGGGCCCGGATATCTTTGCCAAGCTGGTGCCAATGGCCGCCCATGAGGCATCTTCGCTGTACAG TGAGGAGAAGGCCAAGCTGCTGAGAGAAGTGATGGCGAAGATCGAGGCCAAGAATGAAGTCCTGGA CCAGTTCATGGACTCCATGCAGCTGGACCCTGAGACGGTGGATAACCTGGAAATGTACAACCACATTCCCCCCATCCTGATGGAGAAATGCGCCGCGCTCAGCGTGCGGCCAGACACAGTGAAGAACCTGGTTCAGTCCATGCAGG TGCTTTCGGGAGTCTTCACCGACGTGGAGGCCTCTCTGAAGGAGATCAGGGACCTCCTGGATGATGACGAGCTGCAGGACCAGAAGCTGCAGGAGTTGCTTGGCAAGCCAGGTTCTCCTCCTAGCCCTTCCCCGGGGCTGGCTGAGGTCAGCAAAGAGTGGGCCAAGTACATGGAGGTGCACGAGAAGGCCAGTTTCACCAACACGGAGCTGCACAAAGCCATGAACCTGCACATCAGCAACCTGCGACTGCTGAGCGGGCCCTTGGAGCAGGTGCGGACTGCCTTGCCTGCGCCGGCCTTGACGGAAG aCGACAAGCAGGTGCTGCAGAACTTGAAGCGGATCCTGTCCAAAGTGCAGGAGATGAAGGACCAGCGGATGTCCTTGGAGCAGCAGCTCCGTGAGATGATCCAGAAGGACGACATCACCACCTCCTTAGTGACGACCGACCACTCGGAGATGAGG AAGCTCTTCGACGAGCAGCTGAAGAAGTACGACCAGATCAAGGTGTATCTGGAGCAGAACCTGGCGGCCCAGGAGAACGTCCTGAAGGCCTTGACGGACGCCAATGTCAAGTATGCGGCAGTGCGGAAGGTCCTGGCTGAGGTGGAGCACAA GTGGAACACCACGCTGCAGACACTGGTGGCCTCCTATGAAGCTTATGAAGACCTGATGAAGAAGTCTCAGGAAGGGAAAGATTTCTATGCGGATCTGGAGAGCAAAGCAGCCAAGCTCCTGGAGAAGGCCCGAGTGGCCTGCCAAGCATCTGAAGCAAGCCGGCAGCAGGTCCTGGAAAG AGAAATGAAGAAGAAGCCGCCTCCAAGGCCCACTGCTCCCAAACCGGCCCTGCAGAAGAAGGCCTCTGAGCGGGACCTGGACCTCGCAGCCGGTCTGGACGGGGCagacctgcagcagctgggctccctctcgCTGGCCGACCTGCCGGAAGAGCTCCGGAGCTTGCCCCCCGACGTTCTGGCAGCGCATCTCACCAGGCTGCCTGCGGACGCCATGGCTGCCTTCTCCATCAACCCGGCCTTCAGCAGCGGTGGCGTGAGGCCCCCAGGCCCAGAGGCTTTCCCAGCCGGCACCCGGACAGCCAACGCTCCGCTACAGCGGCCAATGGCAGCCCAGCCTGGCATTCCCTTTAACCCTGCTCAGTTCAGTGCTTCGGCGCCTCTGCCGGGACACTACTTCCCCGGCAGGCTGGCGACCCCCCCGCAAGGTGCCCCTGGGAGCCCTCTGCAAGGCCCCTTCCCCCCGCAGACCTACAGCGGGCCCCCTGTGCTGCCATCCCAGGCGATGCAGCCCCACAGACCTCCAAGTTCTGCCCCGTCGCCCAGCCCTCAGCTCTACCCGGCTGGCACCCTGAGGAGAGGCCCTGggcaccccagccccgcccctgcccccattcagcccggCTACGCAGGCCCCCAGGTGCCTCCCCAGAGATCCTCCCCCCAGCATGTGCCCAtgcctggctctgctccagctcctatTGCCCCCAATGCCACCTACAGGATGGGGCAGCCTGTCTCCTCCTGTGGGGCTCTGCCAGGCGGCCTCCCCACAGCCATgggcccaccccagcccccccggttCAGTGGCCAGGCCCCAGGAGGCAGCGACGGCCCTCCTCACCCCCTTGGGGTCCGCCCGGCCACCACAACTGTCGACAGCATCCAGGCACCCATTTCCAGCTACACTGCGCCCAGGGCCGTGGGCGGGCCCATGCCCCCGCGGCTCACCAGCCAGCCGCCAGGGCTCCCTCCTCAGGGCGGCTTCCTCGGCCTGCCCGCCCAGTTCCCCTACACCCAAGGTGGCGTCCAGCCATTcagccagcagccccagcccccattcCCAGCGGGGCCGCCCCCTCCGAGCTTCCAACAGCAGCAGTACCTGCCTCAGGCCCAGGTCCAGCCCCTGCCCATGTACCAGCCGCAGGGCCAGTTCCCGGCCCAGTTCCCTGGCCAGCATTCGGGGCTGGCGCACGTTTCTCCccagcctcccagccctgcccagatcCATGGCCAGCTGAGAACACAGCTCTATCCGCTTCCTTCTCAGGACAACCCCCCTCACTCCTTCCCTGCAGCTATGCCCCGCGGGCCTCCCCCACGGGCTCAAAGCCTCCCAGCCGCTATGCTGGCCCCGGCTCAGCAGCTCCACCCTCACCCCTCGCTGGCAGGCATgcagcccatgccagctggctcctCAGCTCAAGTGGTCTCTGCAATGCCCTactgtcctgccccttctgcctgccaTCCAGGGCCCCCTACAAACCAGATGCCGCCTGGCTCTGCCATGCCACTGGCTGGTCCCCAGCCCCCGTCTTCCAGTCAGTCCGGCCCTCACCATGTCCCATCTTCCCCCAGTCCCGCTCTGAGCCAGATGCAAGGCGGCGTTATTGTCCCGGGTCCTGCCATCCCTTCACCGGCGCCATCCCCCCAGCCATCCCTAGCTATCCAGCCTCCAGCCATCTTGCCTTCCTCTGTGCCCGGtgccccttccctgccacagCGACCCCCCCCATCACTCACCCCCGGCACGGCCCCGCTGGCACAGGGCCCTGCTGAGGTCCAGTTCCACCGGCAGAGCTCTTCCACAGATGATCTCCTGTCTTCAAGCCCCGAGAGCCAGCACGGGGGCTCCAAGACGGCGGTGAACCAGCCGCTGCTGCAGCCCACCAAGGCAGATGCCAAGGAGGGGCAGAAACCCAAGGCCGTTCAGCTAATCGAGAACGACCCGTACGAGAAGCCCGAGCATATCATGAGGCTGCTTTCCGAGCTGGATCGGTTCCGGGGCGTGGTGGCCAGTCTGGAGAGGCCTGTCCCCGGGAGTGTCCCCGAGCTGGATGGCATCTGGAAGGAGCTCCAGGATGCCCAGGAGAGGGATGCCCGGCAGCTGTCCATCGCCATCGCCCGCTGCTACTCCATGAAAAACCGCCACCAGGACATCATGCCCTACGACAAGAACCGCATCGTTCTGCAGTCGGGCAAGGACGACTACATCAACGCCAGCAAGGTGGAAGACCTGTCCTCCTACTGCCCCACCATCATCGCCACCCAGGCCCCGTTGGTGGGGACGGCCTCCGACTTTTGGCTGATGATCTACGAACAGAAGGTCTCCCTCCTAGTCATGCTGGTCTCGGAGCAGGAACTAGAGAAG CAGAAGGTGGTGCGGTACTTCCCGCTGGAGCGGGGCCAGCCCATGGTGCAGGGCCCCATCACCTTGATCCTCACCAGCCTGAAGGTCGCCCCGACGCACGTGGAGAGGATGATCACCCTCCAGTTCCGTGACCAGAGCCTGAAGCGCACTGTCATCCACCTGCAGTTCACGGCCTGGCCGGAGCT GGGCCTGCCCGACAGCAAGGGGAACCTGCTGCGGTTCATCCAGGACGTACACGGGCACTACCTACACCAGCGCCCCCTGCACACCCCCATCGTGGTCCACTGCAG ctctggggtggggcgcaccGGCGCCTTCTGCCTGATGTACGCGGCCGTGCAGGAGGTGGAGGCCGGGAACAGCATCCCCGACCTGGCCCGGCTGGTGAAGAGGATGCGCCAGCAGAGGAAGCATATGCTGCAGGAGAAG CTGCATCTCAAGTTCTGCTATGAAGCTGTCCTCAAGCACGCCGAGCAGGTGTTGCAGAGACACGGGGTCACCACGCCGGCCCCCAGCAAAGCCCCCAGCAGTGCCGCCCAGAAG CTGTACCTGCATCAGGACCCGCAGGACCTGGTGCTGGGCGGGGACATGCCCATCAGCTCCATCCAGGCCACTATCGCCAAGCTGAGCATCAAGCCCCCCGGTGgcagcccggagcctcccccaAACTGGCAGCTGCCCGAGCCGGCAGCAGCGCCCGAAGCTGCGAGCCCAGGGGCGGTTCCTGCAGCACCCGACAGTGTCGCGCAGCCCAGCCTGACGGAGCCCGTACCCCCAACCAGTGCTGAGCTGCCCCCTGCCCACTCCGCCCCCACCATGCCTGTGCCACTCCCTGAAGCCGAAAGCAGCAACCATGTAGAGGAGACCCCCAGCAGGGAGCCTTCAGCGACAAGCCtggctccttcctcttcctcGCTGGAGCTCCTGGCGTCGCTGACCCCTGAGGCCTTCTCCTTGGACAGCTCCCTGAAGGGCAAGCCACGGATGAGCaagcagagcttcctgcagccccagaatggggaggggctgcgggggcCCCGGCCTAGCGACGACCCCCTCAGCATGCTGGACCCACTGTGGACACTCAATAAAACCTGA